GGGTACTGGTTTGATGTTCCTCCTGTTCCTGGTGCATCATCATCAACGTTGGAGACCTTTTGCAGGCAAGTTCTTGTTCACAGTCAATGCCTATTGCTCAAAATCTTCCTATTGGTTCAAAGTTTTTATTTGGTGGGTGGTTTGATGCATGCAGCTTATAACAAACGACAAGTTCATCAGTTCGGAGCATAGAGTCTTGGCAAACAGAGCTACAAAAGCTAGAGTCTCAGTCGCCTGTTTCTTCACAACCGGCATTAGACCGAATCCTAGAATTTACGGACCAATAAGAGAGCTTGTGTCTGAAGATAACCCTCCAAAGTACAGAGAGATCACTGTTAAGGAGTTTGCTCTTCACCGCAGTGCCAAAGGACTTGATGGAACCTCTGATTTGctccattttaaaatatgaacaTGGTGAGCTTACCATTTTCTCACATATATTCAACATGAAAATATGTGTGATCATATCTACGTTTGCAGATTAAAATTACTTTAGAAAAGTATGAGAATTCTCAAGAGGTTCATAAACATCACTGTTTATACTTTTACTCTAAAAATCTTATAAAGTTCAATAATAGCCGGGATTAAGAGTATCTTCATTACTCATGAATCTCATGATAGCCCTATCTAAGTAACACTGTTCTGTACGAGGGCCAAGTATCAGGTATCTACCGAGCTGGGTTGCTGCTGTAACTGCGATATGTCTgagtcttcttcatcttccatcACTTCAAGTTTCCTACATCATACACATTTATAAGGTTGCTTATATCTTCTCCTAGGTAGTTTCGTTGAGATTTAAGGTTAGTACCTTCGAGGGAATAAACTCTCACCACCTTCTTCCGAGAGCACTTTCTCCAATCTCACCTCGAATGGTGTTGCATGCCAACTCACTTTCTGATCCTGCATAATGTAAGAATGTAACATCTCATTTATGTATAGTTTCCTGAATAGTATCGGAATCAAAACAGCCTAGAAAGCAGAAGACTGAACACGAGTAATGATACCTCCTTGTATTTGGTTGTCGTGTTTGGGATCCCATTCCCATCCCACCATTTGGGTAAAATCTCAgtttcctcatcctcatccCAATGAGTAGCAACCAATCCAATGATAGGCTTGTCACCTGGTGTTATGGCATTGACTCCAGGTGTCATTTCGTTACAGTCTTTGTTGATCGGGTTTAGCCAAGGAGAAAAGCTTGCCTCAAACTTGGACAGTTTCTCATACGAGTTTTCTTCCACCTTCTCCCCATGAGTTGCTGAAGTGGGAGTTTCACCATCTATCTGCTCTTTGTAATCCTGCCATTTAGCTTGTTCTAGGCTCCCATGTGAATCATCCTGGGCCTTATATAGGGATGCATTCTCCATTAGATTGGAAACTGAATGCACAAACTGTGATCTGATTCTAGGCCTTCTTCCCTTTCCTGCTGATTCCATGTTTGCAGGATATATGGTTCCGGGAGTTTGCATCGCATCAGATAGCTTCAATGGAGTTGGATTAGGCGAGCTCAGTATAAAACTAACTTTGCCACCCATCTGGGGCTTTCTTGAACTGCTATTCTGGGAAGAATTAGAAGACTGAGACTGCTCAAGATCACATTCAAACCGCACCGACTTTGTCTTTCCAGCTGTGAGCATTGGCCTGGCAGATCTATCCAACTCACCCTTGACTGCAGTGCCAATGTTTTCTACCTCATCAGCATCATTAAAAGCAGACGTGATCCTTGCATTCTCCCGGACATCGATTACACAACTAATATGAAGAAAGGGAATGATGTTAGCATAGAAACTAGGCCACTTATAAAGAGACTATGCTAATTCTATTAAGCATACCGCAAGAAGGCAAAATGTCAACAAAGTAACCTCTAGTACTTTACCTGCTTGGTGTTTGCTCAGAAGTAAATGATGGTCTTCCCACATCTTCACAAGCTTTGATGGGGGTTGGAGATTCATCCACATGAAACCCGAGCGCAGAGCTACTGGATATCCATGAGTGGAAATGGGAAGGTCCAGAATGTTGAGGACTAGTCAGTTTTTGGGACGCTTTCCTAATTTCAATAGGCGTCTCCGGTATAGTGCCGCAAGCTTTAAGAAACCGCGCCTAGGATTCCACAAGTAAAAACAGATGGTTAGATTCTCAGAATGAACTCTTGAAGGAATGCACAATCAGATTCTAATGATATATGCAGAGAAAGGATTTTCTGAATTTCAGTTTCTGAAATAGTCTCTGCATTCTCATTAAAAAAACTCAACTAACTGCAAGCACTAATGCAAGGAAACACGTGAAGAATCTACAGCACATTATTTGTTGAAACAAAGCTAAAGACCCCATCTTCTCATTACGAAGGAAGAGCTGtagtacttaaaaaaaaaagggcacAAATCTTGATCGTCATAAAAGAAATACACAATCATAAGGCTTCTAATACAACCATACCTCATCCCTTAGGCCTTTGTCAATATGTATAGAATCCAAATCAAATCTTTCTTTGTCAAGGCAAGGCGAAGAATTTGAAGAAGCTGCTTTCTCTTAAAAAATCAAGAACAAGCACCCTTCTATTAGCAAGAATTACACAAAGGCAAACCTGATCAACAACATCAAAAAGATGTTTACCTTCAGGCCGAAACAAGGCGGATAAATGATTCTGCGAGTCCTCACCTTTCTgaagataaataaaaagaaacgaTGTTAGTAAATGAAATTCTAGTCAAGAAAAGCAAAGAAACGAGGATGCATCAACTCAACGATCAAACGAAGCACTGTGGATCTATCTATGAAGAATCTATTTCATTTCATATACGATCACTTAAGCAGCTAGAataaacacctaaagggactcgaTCATGCAAAGAAAAGATGCGAAAAGCGAGAGGAATTACTTTGGATCGGTCGTCTCTGCCGCGGAAGCAGTAGAGAAAGCAAGCCATGACTCTACAAGCTGATATCTTGATAAATCTGAGCACGAATCTGCACAATACACTTAGGTTTCGCTTCATCAACAGCCACAAGAGAGATAGGTTTCGCTTCATCAGCAGCCGTCTCATATCATTTGATTTCTTCAAGGGGCGAATCAGAGAGAAACGTACAAGTACTTTTTCAATTATGAGTGGATGATTTTCCCGAGAAACACGCAGAAAATGTGAGAGAGCCGTTTCTTTATAGTAATTTGAAAATCAAACCCTGCGAGGGAACTATCAGGTGCGCGCGGGTCTTCCCGATCACAAAACAAAAACGTATCAACCAGACGCGTGTGAAAGATTAATTACCCGATTTGACTCTCCCACGTATACATTTGATTTGGAGCATTTCTATTATGGGCTTTTTAAAGGCCCATTTaggagtttttcttcttcttcttcctctttttttctttaaattaattaattaatctactaataatagcaatctcAATTAATgtcaaaaaattatgttttcaacCTAAATATTGcactttttaagaaaattgttaaaatatataaagatgtatCTTTTCATAAAACTGTAtcttttcaatattttaaaagGTATAACAATatgtttttatcatatttttttataaatttttaagatGTTAtcttttatctaaaatatgtttttcattttcaaaataatttccATGAATATCTCATTTTCATGTCCATTAAGTGAAAAGATGCAAATGAAAATGTGCAATTATAAGGACACAAATGACtagttgtttttaaaaagacaCAAATGAAAAGGTGTGATCAAAAGGATACAATggacatctatatatatacatgggTGATGATGGTTATTTGTGTGTAAGTTTTTAGTGCTGGTAACAACAATAATACAAATCAACacactataaaataattatcgAAGATAGATTTCTGATTTTCTCCATAAAAAATCACTTTAAGATATAAAAAACAGAGGTAGAAGAAATCAGTTAGTGAATTGATCTAATACCAATCTAAAACAAGCATGGATCAaagttaatctttttttttttgaattctctAATAAAGTATCAAggtt
Above is a window of Brassica napus cultivar Da-Ae chromosome A10, Da-Ae, whole genome shotgun sequence DNA encoding:
- the LOC106427030 gene encoding protein JASON-like isoform X1, with product MRRLLMKRNLSLLWLLMKRNLSVLCRFVLRFIKISACRVMACFLYCFRGRDDRSKKGEDSQNHLSALFRPEEKAASSNSSPCLDKERFDLDSIHIDKGLRDEARFLKACGTIPETPIEIRKASQKLTSPQHSGPSHFHSWISSSSALGFHVDESPTPIKACEDVGRPSFTSEQTPSSCVIDVRENARITSAFNDADEVENIGTAVKGELDRSARPMLTAGKTKSVRFECDLEQSQSSNSSQNSSSRKPQMGGKVSFILSSPNPTPLKLSDAMQTPGTIYPANMESAGKGRRPRIRSQFVHSVSNLMENASLYKAQDDSHGSLEQAKWQDYKEQIDGETPTSATHGEKVEENSYEKLSKFEASFSPWLNPINKDCNEMTPGVNAITPGDKPIIGLVATHWDEDEETEILPKWWDGNGIPNTTTKYKEDQKVSWHATPFEVRLEKVLSEEGGESLFPRRKLEVMEDEEDSDISQLQQQPSSVDT
- the LOC106427030 gene encoding protein JASON-like isoform X2, whose product is MRRLLMKRNLSLLWLLMKRNLSVLCRFVLRFIKISACRVMACFLYCFRGRDDRSKKGEDSQNHLSALFRPEASSNSSPCLDKERFDLDSIHIDKGLRDEARFLKACGTIPETPIEIRKASQKLTSPQHSGPSHFHSWISSSSALGFHVDESPTPIKACEDVGRPSFTSEQTPSSCVIDVRENARITSAFNDADEVENIGTAVKGELDRSARPMLTAGKTKSVRFECDLEQSQSSNSSQNSSSRKPQMGGKVSFILSSPNPTPLKLSDAMQTPGTIYPANMESAGKGRRPRIRSQFVHSVSNLMENASLYKAQDDSHGSLEQAKWQDYKEQIDGETPTSATHGEKVEENSYEKLSKFEASFSPWLNPINKDCNEMTPGVNAITPGDKPIIGLVATHWDEDEETEILPKWWDGNGIPNTTTKYKEDQKVSWHATPFEVRLEKVLSEEGGESLFPRRKLEVMEDEEDSDISQLQQQPSSVDT